A single Phragmites australis chromosome 4, lpPhrAust1.1, whole genome shotgun sequence DNA region contains:
- the LOC133916097 gene encoding ribosomal RNA-processing protein 17-like, translated as MTWEEGVEEEYGEEMAASESEEEVVVGQMPTVMVPKHIKKRSLKNKALSVTLDEKALRDFVTGFHKRKKKRRKEAQKILQEKERKKRIRERKRRKEEKEVAMYGRVLSSDNADGAGLENEGIHNDGEEMETTDDLSASLSETKTYEDDGTRITVTTCKITGEDGDLGPKIVGPVSASYTTKNPSSAGKKNSSLGVKKKPQKRTFKNKIKKKKGDKKRGAAKGKRKNKGRK; from the exons aTGACGTGGGAGGAGGGGGTGGAAGAGGAATACGGGGAGGAGATGGCGGCGTCAGagtcggaggaggaggtggtggtggggcAGATGCCGACGGTGATGGTGCCGAAGCACATCAAGAAGCGCTCCCTCAAAAACAAGGCGCTCTCCGTCACCCTCGACGAGAAAGCCCTCAG GGATTTCGTGACCGGGTtccacaagaggaagaagaagagaagaaaggagGCGCAGAAGATTTTgcaggagaaggagaggaagaagagaatcCGGGAGCGCAAGAGG agaaaagaagagaaagaggttgCTATGTATGGTAGAGTGCTTTCATCGGATAATGCTGATGGTGCTGGATTAGAAAATGAAGGTATCCACAATGATGGTGAGGAGATGGAAACTACTGATGATTTATCCGCATCTTTGTCTG AAACCAAAACCTATGAAGATGACGGTACTAGAATTACAGTTACCACCTGTAAGATTACTGGCGAAGATGGTGACCTTGGCCCGAAAATTGTTGGCCCTGTCTCGGCGAGCTACACCACCAAGAATCCTAGCTCAGCTGGCAAGAAAAACTCCAGTTTAGGTGTAAAGAAGAAGCCACAGAAGAGAACGTTCAAGAACaagattaaaaagaaaaagggtgACAAGAAGCGGGGTGCTGCAAAGGGTAAAAGGAAGAACAAAGGAAGGAAGTAG